Genomic window ([Eubacterium] hominis):
GCAACAAAAGGAATTTTATCATGCAATCAATCCACGTCAAGAAGTAGAAGCTATTGCTCAATATATTATTCAACATGATTTAGATGCAGATGATATTATCATTACCCTTGCATCTTCTACCTATAAGCCATTAATTGAACAGATTTTTAAACGATATGAAATACCTTATACCCTCTTACAAAAAAACAAAGCCAGTATTGTTACACAAAGATTTGTAAATCTAATAGCATACGCCTTATCATTTGATCAGGAGGATCTATTTGCATGCATGGATGCTGGTGTGTTCCAATCAGAACATTTAGATGAATTGCGAGAATATATAGAAATCTTCAACTGTGATATATTTCAGCCATTTCATCACCTTATGAATGTTCAGGCAAACGGACATATTTTAGATGAAGTTGAAATCACAAAATTAAAGGAACTGGAAGAAATCGCAGAATCTGGCAGGCAGGAGCTTTGTGAAACATTATCATTATTCATTGAAGATGATTTACATCAACTTGTGACTCATTTACTTGATATTTTGCACAATGGTATGAAAGAAGCCAGCATGGAGGATATTTCTGTTTTATCTAATATACAGGATGTTGTTTCTTCTAGTTGGAATTATCTGAATACTAAAGATGATCTTGCTTTTTTATTACCTTTTATTGAACAGATATCCATATCTAAAAGTGTCCGTGAAATTCATGGTGTGATCGTGGGTGATTTAAAACAGATTATCCCAAATCGTACACATCATTTCCTTGTTGGTGCTACGCAAAAAAATTATCCTGCATTTCCATCAGAAAGTGGAATCTTTGATGAAATCTATCTTCGTGATACAACACTTCCAGATATGGAAACCCGCTATCAATACTACATTGCGCAGTGTGAAAAGCAGCTGCATACCAATTCACATCTCATTGTATCTTTCCCATTAGGTACTTATGAAGGAAAAGGCAATGAGGCAGCACTTGAAATTGAGGAAGAGATGAAATGTGATCCAACAGCATTTCCTATCATGGAAAATTATGAAAAAATCACTCAAACATACATCATTCAGCCAGAAACCGCCAAAGCGTTATTCGTAAAAGGGCATCATATCAAAGGTTCTATCTCCGCAATTGAGCGTTATATTCACTGTCCATATTCGTACTTTTTACGTTATGGCCTATCTTTAAGAGAACCAATGCAACATGGTTTTGATAATTCTTATATGGGTACAATGGCCCATTATGCGTTGGAAACGCTGGTAGATGAACTTGGTAAACAATATACCAAAGCCGCTATGGAAAGAATCGAAGAAATTGTTAATCAGGAAGTAGAGGCCATTGCTGCAGTATTTCCAAATAATGCTGACTTGATGGAGGTTATCAAACATCGTTTTTTGGTAAGTTTTGCACAAACTTTAAAGCGTCTGGATGATTTTGAAACACATTCCTCAATGGGACCATATCTTCAGGAATATGAATTCCATGAAGAATTTCCTATCACAGAGGATATCAGTTTTGCTTTAAAAGGGTTTATCGATCGCATTGATGCCAGTGGAAACTTCCATTGTATTTTAGATTATAAAAGCAGCGCCAAATCTTTAAGCGAAGATAAAGTTTTTGCAGCACTACAACTACAGCTTCTGACTTACTCGATTGTAGCGAAAAAACAGCTTCATAAAGATATTCTTGGGGCTTACTATATCTCATTAAAAAACCAAAACATTCCCTATATTGCTGGAAAAATGAAACGTCGTCCTGTTGGATTTGTGGAAACAGAAAAAGATGACTATGAAGAAAACATATTAAAAGCACATCGCATTAGTGGATGGACTATGCGCAAGGATATTGATATGCTGGATGATAATGGCAGCCATATCATTGGGGTATCCATGAATAAAGATGGCATCGTAAAAGCTAGAAAATATTATCGTTATGAAACAATTTATGAATGGTTCATTTCCCTTTATCGCACGATTGGCAATCGTATGCTTTCAGGTGATATTGCATGTTCTCCAGATGCGGATGCATGTACTTATTGTGCTTATTATGAAATTTGTCGATTCAAAGGATTCGCCAGTGAGCGAAAGCCACTTGTGGATATTGATGATTCACTTTATTGGGAAGGAGGTGTTGATGATGCCGACATGGAATAAACAACAGCTTGCGGCTATCACCACGAAAGAGAAAAACATCCTGGTTTCCGCTTCTGCCGGAAGTGGAAAAACCACAGTACTGGTTGCCCGATTAATGGATCTGGTATTAAAGGACCATATTGCGATTGATGAAATTCTTGCGATGACATTTACAGAAGCAGCCGCAAATGAAATGAAAAAACGTCTTGCGAAAGAACTACAAACAGCTTGGCAAGACAGTAAAGATGAAGCAGAAAAGAAGTTTTTATCACGCCAGCTTTCTTCTTTAAGTAATGCCTATATTTCTACCATTCATTCCTTTTGTCTTTCTATAATTCAAAAATATTATTATATGATTGGCTTAGATCACGAACGTGTATGTAGTATTATGGATAATGGCGCAATGACACTTTATCAGCAGCAGGCTTTAGATGAAGCATTACAAATTCAGTATCAGAAACATGATGAAATCTTTTTAACTCTGTGTCAGATGTTTTCTTCACGACCTGAGGATATGGAAAGTCTATCATCTATGATTATGCAGCTTGCTACACTTGCTAGCAGTAAACCTGATCCTGATGAATGGCTGGATCATTTACATGATGCTTATTCTGGTATCAAACATATAGAAGACCTGCCAGTAAATATTTATCACAATTTCTTTGAATATCTGTATGTTGAGGAACAGCGTTATGAAGAGGCTCTTCATCATATGGATGAAATCTATCGTATAAAATATCCTAATGAGGTAAAGAAGATTGCGGTATTAGAAACGAAGCTTCGTGCACTTTCTTCTATAAAAGAGCCCATACAAAACCAGGATTATGAAGGTTTTCGCAGTGCGTTTATCGCAATTTGTCATGGTATTGTGCCAACTTCTCCTGAAAAAGAAGATAAAGAATATGCACGCGTACGTAAACAAATTAATGATATGGAAGATAAACTGCTGTCTTTATTATTTCGAGAAGAAGAATTTATCTCTGATTTAAATAAATTATGTCCTGTGATTGAAAAACTCGTGGAAATCACGAAAACTTATCGTAAAAATTATGAAGCCATCAAGGAGAAAAACAAACAGATTGATTTTGATGACATGGAGCATTTTGCCTTGGCAATTCTGGACGTAAATGACCATGCTGTAGCTGATATTTATCGTCAACAATTCAAACAGATCATGGTGGATGAATTTCAGGATAGTAATGATGTACAAAATGCTTTGGTTATGCGTATCTGTACAGAAAACAATGTTTTCCGTGTTGGTGATATCAAGCAGTCCATTTATGGCTTTCGCCATGCCAAACCTCAGCTGATGAAAGGACTAATTGATCATAAAGGAATTCATGATGAAGTAATTTATTTATCAAATAATTATCGTTCTAAAGAAATGATCGTAGAATTTAATAATGAATTATTCAAACTGTTAATGAATATGGATGGTTTTGATTGTAGTTATAGTGCGCAGGATGATGTCGCAACAGGTGTCCCTGCACAAAAAGAAGATAATGTACCTATCTGTTTTCACACCATTTTCCACAATGAAATAAAAGAAGCAAATGATCTTATCCTGTCTAAAAATGATTTCAAGGCAAGTTATATCGCTAATCAGATCCTGGAGATCAAAGAAAAAGAGCATCGTAAATGGAAAGATTTCGTCGTTTTGGTACGAGGCAATGCTAGAAAAGATGATATGAAAAGTGTATTTGACGAATTAAACATTCCCTATTTTATTGATATTAAATATGGTTTTTATCAATCAAACGCGGTACAAATCATGTTGTCTGCGCTGCAAAGTCTGTATGCACCACATGAGGATATTCCATTTGTTGCAACTATGCTTTCCCCTTTATTCATGCGCACTAATGAAGAACTTGCACAAATAAAACTGATGAAAGAGAAATATGCTTCCTATTATTCTTATTATCACGAGCATCCATTTCCTGGCTTTGAGCGTTTTGAAGAACTTCGTAAAAAACGCAATGTTTTACGCCTGAGTGAGATGTTAAATGCATTATATGATATCAATGATTATTATGTATTACACACAACCATTCAGGAAAAGACCAATCTGGATTTATTGTATGAAAAAGCCATCGCTTTTGAGGAGGATAATGCTTGTGGTATTCCTTCTTTCTTATCCAGAATTGCACAGATTAAAGATGCGCAAACTGCAGAAGCCATTCCTATTGGTTCAGATGCAGATGTGGTCCGAGTTATGAGTATTCATCAATCAAAAGGGCTACAGTTTCCAGTTGTATTTTTATGGTCGACTGATCGTATGACACCAATAGAATTCAAAGAATATTGTATCGCAGATGCAGACCTTGGCATCGCAATGAAAGCCATGGATCTTCCTCAGCGTTATGTCAGAACTACCATTCCACGTATTGCAATGGAGCATAAAAAAGATAAAGAAGAATTAGAAGAAGAAATGCGTATCTTGTATGTTGCGACAACCCGTGCCCAGCAACAAATGCATATTGTAGATTGTATTCAGGCTCTTGAAGATTATAAAAAACCATTAACCATGTCTGGTGTATATGATCGTGGCGGCTATACCAGCTGGATTCTACAAAGCTTTCTGACTCATCCAAGTGCTTTATTCACAATCAAAGAAGTTCACCAAATGTGGGAAAATATCCCGGTTGAAAAAGAAGTTTCCATTTATCAGGAAATCCCACATTATCATAAAACGCATCAACCAATGAAGTTTTCGAGTGCTACCAGCATCACTTCTACCGAAGAACTACCAGCTTTCCAACCAAAAAGCGGTGCTGGTATGAGCTATGGTACACGTATGCATCATATGATTGAACATTTGCCGAACACATCATGGGATAAGGAAATCATCACCTCCTGTGCAAAAGATTTACAGATATCATTAAAAGAATATGATATTACTTCCTTACTTCAATTAGGAAATCATCCATTTTATCAATCACTTTTCAGTAAAACATGTTATCATGAACTCCCCTTTATGGTAAAAATAAAAGATGAAATTCTACATGGATTTATGGACTTTGTGGCAATGGATGATACTTCCATGACCATTATTGACTTTAAAACAGATCGTTTGGATACTCCTGAAGAATTCATAAAATTATATCGTTCTCAACTATCCAGTTATCAGGATGCAATGCGTATTTTATATCCTGATAAAACATGTGAAACGTATATATATGCTTTTCATTTACGTACCTTTATACAAATAAAGTAGGCAAATTTGCCTACTTTTTTAATGTTTTTAAAAATGCTTCACAGCCTTCCACAATATCGGTATATGTAATATCAAAATTATCAGTATACCATGGATCTACAATATCTCTTGGATGATCTGAAAAATCTAATAAGCGCATCATCTTATGCTCTGGATCACCGCCCAATAAATGTTTCATATTACGAATATTCGTTTCTTCCATACCAATTAAATAATCATATTCCTCATAATCTTTCTTCGTTAACTGTCTTGCACGGTGATCATGCATTCTGACTCCTTCTTTACGAAGTTTATCTTTGGTACCATAGTGCACACCATTTCCAATTTCTTCACGACTTGTTGCACAGGAATCAATCATAAATTGATCTCTCATTCCTGCTTTTTCCACCATATCTTCTAATACAAATTGCGCCATTGGTGATCTGCAAATATTGCCATGGCAAATGAATAGTATTTTTATCATGTTTTTTTATCTCCTTATAAGTCCTATATTTTTCTCTTGAAAGCTTTATTTTACAGGTTTTTTTTATATATTCAGAAACTTTATGACTCTAGTGTATTTTATCATATTTTTTCATTTTCTCTCATATTTCCTTCTGTAAAATTGGTAAAAAAATAGTTTTACCAATAGCTTACAGTATTATCATACCATAAGTTTAGCAAGAAACTTTGATAATTCTAGCTATTTTGGTCTATAAGTTGAAATGTATAAACTTAATTGCAGGAGTTAAAAGTAAAAATAACCTTGATGCTAATAAGCAATCAAAATATGGTGGTTACTGCTATTCATTATATCCATCATGTTACTGATTGCAGCTTTGATATTTTTTGTAAATCCTAGCTTTACTGAATCACCATGTATGATTATATTGTTCTAATTATAATTGCTATTCCATTTTGCATATACAAACTAAACAAGTAAAAATAATGCTATTTATATCAAATCATCAAAATAACATTTATAAAGGGAATATCATTAAGTGATAGTAAGTTATCAGCACTATTAAAAGAAGAATCAGACAAAGAATCTTGCGTTCTGTATTTCTACAAGATTCTTTGTTTTTAAACGAATCATTTCACTTTTTATATTTTTATAGTCAAACTCACTTCAATTTTGATTTTTCATAATTATAAGGAATACTGCTGCCAACAACCACATCTTCTATTTTATCTATAATCAGCCAATCATCCATATTTCCCTGATGATCAAAATCAAGTGGTTCAATTTTTTCAACATCATCAAAAGCTACCAGACAAAGACATTTTTTATGCCCGTGGATTTTTTGTTTTTCGGTTAAGCACAACTGTTTCTGATTTTTGTCTAACGTGCTTATAATCTCATCATCTGATAATTTCACAAAGTTTTCCACATATGTGACTCTTGCCTTTGCACTTATTTTTGCGCTGCCTTTTTCCATAAAATACAATATTTCATCTTTAAATACTCGACTATGTGGGATTTTTCTTCCCGCAGCTCCACGAATGATCATTGTCTTTTGTCCGTTTAAAATCTTATCTAATTCACGTTCCCCTTTTTTACCTGTTTTATCACAGTATACTACATGTACCATTTGTTTCTTCCTCCTCTATGATTGGAATCCATATCTGACTCAAATACTCCTTTGAAAATGCATTGCCATCACTAAACCATTCTAATTCTGGACATGCAGCATGGCGAAATGGATATTTCATCAGCCATTCTTCATTTAAAAATTTCCATCCTGATTGAATCGCCTGTGGCACAGAACCGATACAATCAAATTTCGCCCAAGTTGTCGATGGTATGGTTATTTCTGTAAATCCTGTTGGTAATTCTTTATTAGAAATCACCATAATGGAATATTCTATTTCAGAAGTATCCTCCTCATATGAACTAAACAATCCAAACATCCCTTTAGATATTCCTTCATCTAATGCAACCAGTTTAGAAAAGGTACCATCTTTTTGACATTTATTCCAGAAAGCTGGAACACTTTGATAATGCGCCTGATTTATTTTCGATATTTTTATCGTTTTTCCAATTAATCGAAAAGCCTTTTGTTTTTCCAGACACCAAGCATATGTTGGTGCGGTATTTATCTGCATTTTGGGGTATACATTTAATTTTGCATTTTCTTTCCTAGCATCTTTTGGTGAAATACCATGAAAGTTTTGAAAGGCTTTAGTGAATGAAGTTGGTGAATCATAACCATATTTATAGCTGATTTCCACAACTTTTATCTTTGTGCTTTTCAAATCATAGCCAGCCAACGTCATTTTTCTATAACGTACATATTCCGCAAAACTAATGCCATTCATATAAGAAAAAACTTTCTGAAAGAAACCAAAAGAGCATCCCGCAATCTTCGCAATTTCATCTTCATCAACTGGCTCTTCTGTTCTTTGAAGATGATTTTCTACATAATCAATGATTATTTGTAATTTTTCATTCCATTCCATCTGATACCTCATTTCATAAAAATATTGTATCAGAACATCAAACAGGATGCATCTCTTTTTACGTACTTATCGGATAGGAAAAAACACCCAATTTGGGTGTTTCCTTCATTTTATGATACAATATCCTTTTTTTATGCTGCCTTCTCTAATTTTTCCATATTTTGCTGGGACTCTTTATTCACAAACCTGCGTATCGCCTTCCATATAGAATATACGATATTTTCAAAAACACCTAGGTGCATACTTTGTACGATAATCGAAGCTAAGTATCCATCTTTACTATGGTCATCCGATGCATCAAACATCAATAATAATACCATGATAATATCATTTTCATTTAAATATTCTATATCATCCCATTGAGGATCAATATATTTTTGCATATCTTCTTTACGAAACATTTCCATAATGGCCAATATATCATCTGATAAATCCATAGTACCCTTACTATAATACAACTTTCGATTTTCCTGCCATAATCCAAATCTTGTGGAGAAATCCCTCACACGTAAACTAATTGGCAATCGCCAATCTTCAAATGGCTCTATATAGCCACTACCATCTAAATCCTTAAAAGCAAAACCATCTTGTTCAATGATTTGAATACCAGCATTAGGATCATATCCCAACGTTTTCCCACCTTCATTATCAATAATTAACCCGTCATCTGTATGTGTCAATTTCCAATGCATATAGAAGACCTCCTTGTGTATAGTTACAGTATATCATAGCTCAATGGTGTTTAATGTCTGATAATCTTGTGAAATTATGGTAGATTTTCTACATACTACAAAATAAGGAAACATGCAAGAAAAAGTTAAAATTCAGATAAAAAGCCTTGCTTTCGTATAAGTTAACCCCTTTCATTCCTTGATTTATAATTTTCATGAAATTTTATCTATTACTTAAAATTTTGTGTTATAGTTATCAACAGTACACAACATATTATGCGAAAGGAGGCTCCAATGATGGATTATCATTTATACAGAAGCTAATTACAATGACATCAAAAAAGATTTTTCATTTTTCTATATATACAAAAAAGCAGGAGTTATTCATCCTGCTTTTTCTCAACTATAATTCTTTATTTTCAATGACATCTTTAATGATTGCGACACTACGATCAATCCCAAAAGTAGACGTATTAATGCTGATGTCATAATTATCTGCTGCTCCCCATTTGCGATCAGTATAGTATTCATAATAATTACTTCTTCGCTTATCAATTTTTCTTACTGAAGATTCAATATCGCGTTCATCAACTTCATAAGAATGAATGGCACGTTCTTTACGATCCTCCATATCTGCATGAATAAATACATGTAATACATCATCTCGATCATTTAGCACATAATCAGCACAACGTCCGACGATGACACATGCTCCCTGATCAGCAACCTGCTTTACTACTTCAGATTGAACGATGAATAAACGATCATTTAAAGAAAGCTCTGTCATTGTGGATAAAGGTCCTCCTAAGGAATACCCTAATGCTCCTAATAGATGGAATCCACGACTTGTACGTGTACCTTCTTCTTCAAACAATTCCTTATCCATTCCACTCTCTTTTGCGGCAATTTCAATTAATTCTTTGTCGTAAAATGGTATGTTCAGCTGTTCTGCCAACTTCTTCCCAATTTCTCTACCGCCACTTCCAAATTGTCTACTGATGGTAATAATGGTCTTCTTTTTCATAAAAATGACCTCCTTGTTTTGTTACTTTTATTATACTATGATACCCCACCAACATCAATGTAAACCTTATCATTTTATGAAAGTCTATACATTTCTTATATTAATTATTCCAGCAACAGCTTTTGCATTTGATCTATATCTTTAATTTTTTCTTTATATACGATATGTGAAATTAATTCATCACCAACATATAAATTTATAATATTACAATTATCTATACTGGCAAGTACGCCTTTTGCGTTATTTTCAATTTTCTCCTTCTCTAATCTGGATAATGGTTTTTGATATATTAAATTGATTGCATAAGGCTCTTGATCTGTTTTTAAACTAAATGTTTCTACTTTTATATCTGCCAATTTTAATAATTCGTAGACACCGGACACATCTCCCACATATGGGATTCTTTTTTCTATGAGAAGTGCTGACATTGCATTATAGATCTTGCCATCTTTTGTGATTACTTGATCTCCAACCTTTAAATAATGTTCAATATCTTTTAAAGGGATCTTAATATTGGATACACCATAAGAATGAAAGATTGATGGCATTACCTCCTGATATAATATCTCTTGATAAAATTTCCATCGATCATCTAACGTATAACCAATAATTGCGAAATTACGATTTGTACCCGTAAGCCCAATTTCCACTTCTGTATTTGTAACTTTCATGATTGTATCTTCTACTTCATTCGTATAGCTTCCAATTAACCAGATTTTTGTTAATATTCCTGTCATAAATATACAAATTGTAATCAATATTGCGATAATGATTTTCAAAGAATTCTGTTTTTTCACTTTCTTTAGATAATCTAATTCTTTATCTTTATGTTCGTCCTGTAAAGGCTTTTTCATATTTTCATATAAAGCCCTGCAGGCATCACATTCTTTTAAATGTTCTTCCACAAGCATTTTTGCATCATCTTCCATGCAATCATCAATATAGTTTGGTAACAGTTCTCTCACAATACTACATGGTATCTTCATCTTGCATACCCTCCTTGATCTTTGTTTTTCCACGATAGAAAGTAACCCTTGCCCAATTTTCACTTTTCCCCAATATTTCCCCAATCTGTGCAAAAGATAAATTAGCTGCCAATCGCAAGTAAATCACTTCACGATAAGGATCTGTTAATCCATGTACAAGTTTTAAAACTTCTACACTATCCCAGTTCATATGGTTTTCTACTTTATGATTTTCATCTAACTCCACAGTTTTCTTTTTTCTAAACTCTACTTTTAAAAGGTTATTAGCAATTCCACATAACCATGTACTGACTTTACAAGTATGATCATAAGTATCTAATTTCTTTAGCGCAATTAAGAATGTTTCCTGTGTTAGCTCTTCTGCTAAATCTTCTTGATAACATTTTTTCAGAAGATAGCCATAAACGATGCCGGCATAATTTTTATAGATATCTTCATATTCTTTTTTCTTATGTTCTTCCATGACTACCTCCTTCATATAATACATGATGAATTACATTGTTTCGTTACAATTTTTCTATTTTATTTTAAACTATTTTCACAATTGAAAGCATAGCATATTACTACATATTTCGCTATAATATTTACATAAGAAAAAGGTGATGAAATGAAGGAAGCAGTAATTTTCGATATGGATGGATTGATGATTGATAGTGAACGTGTAACATATGAAGAATATAAAAGAAAACTTGATTTATTAGGATACCACGACTTTACAGAAGACTTATACAAACAATGTCTTGGCAAGAATAAACAAGGAATATGCCAGGTATTTCTTGATCATTATGGAAACGGTTTTCCTATGCAGGAAGTCTGGGATGATGTGCATATCTGGATAGATGAACGATTAAAGCAGCAGGTACCTAAAAAGAAAGGTCTTGATGTGCTGCTTCTTTGGTTGAAACAACATCAAATCAAAACGATTGTGGCAACCAGCAGTTCCCGTCAGCGTGTAGATGAAATTCTAAAAAACGCAGATATTCTTCCTTATATAGATGATAGTATCTGTGGAGATGAGGTCACACATGGCAAGCCTGATCCTGAAATCTTTTTAAAGGCATGTGAAAAAGCTGGTGTATCCATAAAAGATGCTATCGTATTGGAAGATAGTGAAGCTGGTATTGAAGCGGCATATCGTGGTGGTTTGGATGTCATTTGTATTCCTGATATGAAGTATCCGGAACATATTTATCAAGTGAAAACTACAGCGATATTTTCAAGCTTAGATGATGTAATTAACTATTTAAAAAATCTGTAGACTAAACTACAGATTTTTATTTTCGATTCATTTGTTCAAGATATACGGCAAGCACGGCAATATCTGCCGGATTAACACCAGATATTCTGGATGCCTGTCCCATTGTCATAGGCTGTACCTTACTCAGCTTCTGACGAGCTTCTAAAGAGAGGTTTTCAATATCTTCATAGTTAATATTCTCTGGAAGTTTTCTTTCATCCATCGCACGTAAATGCGCTGCATCACGTTTTGCTTTATTAATATATCCTTCATATTTTATTTCAATTTCTACCTGTTTTGCAACGGTATCTTCAATTTTATGATCAAGATATGGCAAAAGTGCTTTCATTGTAACCTTTGGACGTTTCAAGAGCTCATTGGCACTGATTCCATTATGTAATGGTTCATAGCCTAAAGAAATAAGATAATCATTGATTTCTGATTTTGGTGTAAAACGTACCGTATCTAAATAAGCCATTGCTTCTTTAATATGTTTTTTCTTATCCATAAACTTTTGATAACGTTCTTCTTTGATTAAGCCAACATTGTGTCCATATTCACTTAAACGTAAATCAGCATTATCGTGACGTAATAATAAACGATATTCTGCGCGTGAGGTTAATAATCGATATGGTTCTTTTGTTCCTTTGGTCACAAGATCATCAATCATTACTCCGATATATGCTTCGTCACGATGTAAAATCAGTGGCTCTTTACCATCCAGTTTCAGGCTAGCATTGATACCTGCCATCAAACCCTGAGCAGCTGCTTCTTCATAACCGCTTGTTCCATTAATTTGTCCTGCTGTATAAAGGTTCTCAATAATTTTATTTTCTAATGATGGCTTACATTGTAAAGGATCTATTGCATCGTATTCAATCGCATAAGCGTATTTTTTTATTCTGCAGTTTTCCAGACCTGGCAGACTATGTAACATCTGATCCTGAATATCATGTGGCATAGATGTAGAAAATCCCTGAATATATGTTGTATCCAGACTTTCACTTTCTGGTTCTAAGAAAATTTGATGACGTTCTTTATCCGCAAAACGTACAAGTTTATCTTCAATACTTGGACAATATCGAGGGCCAACGCCCTTGACCAACCCTGAATACATCGCAGATTTATTTAAATTATTACGTATGATTTCATGTGTTTTTGAAGTTGTATACGTCAGGT
Coding sequences:
- a CDS encoding sigma-70 family RNA polymerase sigma factor, giving the protein MEEHKKKEYEDIYKNYAGIVYGYLLKKCYQEDLAEELTQETFLIALKKLDTYDHTCKVSTWLCGIANNLLKVEFRKKKTVELDENHKVENHMNWDSVEVLKLVHGLTDPYREVIYLRLAANLSFAQIGEILGKSENWARVTFYRGKTKIKEGMQDEDTM
- a CDS encoding HAD family phosphatase gives rise to the protein MKEAVIFDMDGLMIDSERVTYEEYKRKLDLLGYHDFTEDLYKQCLGKNKQGICQVFLDHYGNGFPMQEVWDDVHIWIDERLKQQVPKKKGLDVLLLWLKQHQIKTIVATSSSRQRVDEILKNADILPYIDDSICGDEVTHGKPDPEIFLKACEKAGVSIKDAIVLEDSEAGIEAAYRGGLDVICIPDMKYPEHIYQVKTTAIFSSLDDVINYLKNL
- a CDS encoding DUF4825 domain-containing protein, producing MKIPCSIVRELLPNYIDDCMEDDAKMLVEEHLKECDACRALYENMKKPLQDEHKDKELDYLKKVKKQNSLKIIIAILITICIFMTGILTKIWLIGSYTNEVEDTIMKVTNTEVEIGLTGTNRNFAIIGYTLDDRWKFYQEILYQEVMPSIFHSYGVSNIKIPLKDIEHYLKVGDQVITKDGKIYNAMSALLIEKRIPYVGDVSGVYELLKLADIKVETFSLKTDQEPYAINLIYQKPLSRLEKEKIENNAKGVLASIDNCNIINLYVGDELISHIVYKEKIKDIDQMQKLLLE
- the mnmG gene encoding tRNA uridine-5-carboxymethylaminomethyl(34) synthesis enzyme MnmG encodes the protein MVDVIVIGGGHAGVEAALACARTNKKTILYSMHIDMIASMPCNPSVGGPAKGIVVREIDALGGEMGKAADATALQFKMLNTTKGPGVQSLRVQSDKIAYKKYMQEVCLHQENLEVREMCVEKVLAENGKITGVLQQDGQIIPCKALIMTTGTFMSSTVLVGHTSTSSGPDNEPTTNQLSQSLRDLGITTFRLKTGTPARVYTDSIDFSKTEVQPGTDDFICFSQETTHIRPFKDQVVCYLTYTTSKTHEIIRNNLNKSAMYSGLVKGVGPRYCPSIEDKLVRFADKERHQIFLEPESESLDTTYIQGFSTSMPHDIQDQMLHSLPGLENCRIKKYAYAIEYDAIDPLQCKPSLENKIIENLYTAGQINGTSGYEEAAAQGLMAGINASLKLDGKEPLILHRDEAYIGVMIDDLVTKGTKEPYRLLTSRAEYRLLLRHDNADLRLSEYGHNVGLIKEERYQKFMDKKKHIKEAMAYLDTVRFTPKSEINDYLISLGYEPLHNGISANELLKRPKVTMKALLPYLDHKIEDTVAKQVEIEIKYEGYINKAKRDAAHLRAMDERKLPENINYEDIENLSLEARQKLSKVQPMTMGQASRISGVNPADIAVLAVYLEQMNRK